The Rhodanobacteraceae bacterium genome window below encodes:
- a CDS encoding tandem-95 repeat protein translates to MIARPLPTSRTLRALAPVVFLATLLCIVAAPASAQTCFVEATGDNTTDYSGNGSDALQAAVNAASSGATLKIAGTCTGVQTVAGRTQIVSVGKALTLVGGYAAGNWSVAPNPVANPTVLDAGGAGRVAFVTPSGDLTLQNLVLQNGSSSFGGAIWHEGPLLLENCLVQGNSAVAGGAIWVQGGSLTVRRSSFVGNTATTNSGGAINNSGLPMVIEHSTFSGNSAAVEGGAVTGADAPMSIRFSTFSDNSASSGGGLAATADFTLYATIIANSTGGGDCAEIGAGPVDGGYNLIEDGSCLGAPTSLSGDPALDILAANGGVGPTHALQQTSPARDAIPINVNGCGVDGATDQRGVARGQDAGCDLGAIETYAPVATDDAYTVVEDGTVSGNVVTDNTGNGVDSDIDSSTLTVSLASNVSHGTLSLASNGSFAYTPEPDFNGTDSFAYVLSDGELTDTATVTLTVTPVNDPPVATDDAYTVNEDGTLSGNVVTDDTGNGVDSDIDSSPLTVSLGSNVSHGTLSLASNGSFTYTPNPDFNGTDSFTYVLSDGQLTDTAGVTLTVLSAPDLTGSDPVHQALNVDPDRNNITLTFDADVDPTTVSPQTLGLHRSMGRTAWDFDVNGGTVTLLPGSFFAGEVVHLTISDGVRSTDGGVATPHQLRFTAGATAPPACARQWTDIGAGLTGASDSDVAWGDADGDGDLDILVLGSTGTSSQITHLYLNDGGTFTNALANLPGSSSGSVAWGDYDGDGDLDVLLIRESASRLYRNDGGIFTNSGVGLPGLLNADAAWGDYDNDGDLDFVVAGATLVMPYPFDPTTVRYGDTRLYRNDGGSFTRVTESLADLYDGSVAWGDYDNDGDLDLLLTGTRRLSVNQATPETYLYRNEGGTFVDRSTMRDVYRSEGEWADVDGDGDLDVLLTGSSLAGSQTLVYRNDGGSFVERPAGLLRVSDSALAAGDYDADGDLDILLIGQSGSQAVTRLYRNDGGAFVTIQTGLPGVQEGSVEWGDYDGDGDLDILLSGSTGSNRITRVYRNDHGCALTDDNYTAVQDLTFRVDAAAGVTSNDQSGPYTVALDTPPTHGTVDLAADGGFDYTPTPGFTGADSFRYTLVGWPDVAAATVAIEVRPLSGLALDDAYGAIEDTPLAVAAPGVSANDAAYPVTLTVDVAPTHGTVTLDADGGFVYTPAPNFNGVDGFAYRATLVDDPGVTDTAVVTLTVTPVNDAPVAVDDTYETIQDSPLAVAAPGILANDSDGDEGAETLTASLDSGPLHGTLALDPDGSFVYTPDAGYQGVDSFTYVLSDGELTDTAEVTLTVGATLRTLTVVLTGNGSGTVTSDPAGIDCGTDCSEAFPEGTVVTLTATPDPGSAVGSGWLCAGDSCTVTITGDLTVSGDFGLTGVDTHVVDGVACTLGDAIEAANRDATVGGCIDERIGSDVIELAVDAVLTAADPARSTEIGGAYAGLPDVTSAIVIRAGTAGSRIERDPSFVCDVADPIDEFRLLQVTDGGALTLEGLILANGCADQGGAVLVDGNGVLAIVDSTFVGNSARSDGFVAQGGALWAAATATTSIDGALFQSNVASGPRAEGGALWDGGALGTLSASRFADNEVRSTELWADGGAAYVDGDPTITGVIFERNLAQAADRSGASGGNSKGGALFLYGDGATITDSLFSQNVARGGDGDVLGGIVQGGALSTDDRGGGTSLVRISFAGNRAEGGVGGAAGGGDANGGAVFAYGVTQIDTVTFSRNTTHGGDSVDGAGGIGAGGALFIDTVDLPLAIEHTTFAANEALAGSGSGGNGSAEGGGISANDRVTVLGSLFEGNIATVGGTSTSSACFDPGFSGPLPYLSSLGFNVLSDLVGACAFDAGTDVLDVGPSLLPLGEYGCSTALPDGSCLPTHPVVIGNPAHEAGSCSATGVTVDARGYSRPWDDPDVANVDDGCDAGAYESRDLNNDEIDDDYQSVGLDQSSTDLMPTDPNPSVAGEAVTVHVVVTGSTSQPADGEIVITASTGETCSSSTLSAGTGLTVEFSCDLVFLSAGARELVAHFGQSTTHRFSTSATEPHSVVVASNTPPAISVQSSVAILEDSPSAAIAVQLSDAQSDPAMLLLTASSSNQSLVSDLALAAGLGGSGSNRSLVITPEPDANGSATLTLTVSDPGGLSADATLQLQVQAVNDAPTLQLGTDPTLPAGSSGPQTAAGFAGIDAGPPDEDVSQTALAFVLDSLSDPDGILQAGSLGIDAPSGDLGYTLTGTGGTASVQVRVRDSGGVANGGEDTSAPLTLSITVEPSADLQIAKASVAVAQTGDPVVYTLTVANAGPNDVIGASLADPMPLDLLSPLWACLPEASSAPCPTPGSGSGDLAVSVDLPVGTHLRFDVSGLVGSSVGTQLSNTATITAPAGTVDLQPANNQATASILIVPEGIFANGFEATQQPLTVPAAAKAQADGMKH, encoded by the coding sequence ATGATCGCTCGCCCGCTACCGACCTCCCGCACCTTGCGTGCCCTGGCTCCGGTCGTCTTCCTCGCGACCCTGCTCTGCATCGTCGCCGCCCCGGCCTCTGCCCAGACCTGCTTCGTCGAGGCGACCGGCGACAACACGACCGACTACAGCGGCAACGGCAGCGACGCCCTGCAGGCGGCCGTGAACGCCGCTTCGTCCGGCGCCACCCTCAAGATCGCCGGCACCTGCACCGGGGTGCAGACCGTCGCGGGACGGACCCAGATCGTCTCCGTCGGCAAGGCCCTGACGCTGGTGGGAGGCTATGCCGCCGGGAACTGGAGCGTAGCGCCGAACCCCGTCGCGAATCCCACCGTGCTCGATGCGGGGGGCGCCGGGCGCGTCGCCTTCGTCACCCCTTCCGGCGACCTGACGCTCCAGAACCTCGTGCTGCAGAACGGCAGCTCCTCCTTCGGCGGAGCGATCTGGCACGAAGGACCGCTGCTTCTCGAAAACTGCCTGGTCCAGGGCAACTCGGCCGTCGCCGGCGGGGCCATCTGGGTCCAGGGCGGATCGCTCACGGTCCGACGCAGCAGCTTCGTGGGCAACACGGCGACCACGAACAGCGGCGGGGCCATCAACAACTCGGGCCTTCCGATGGTGATCGAGCACTCCACCTTCAGCGGCAACAGCGCCGCCGTCGAAGGCGGCGCGGTCACCGGCGCCGACGCGCCGATGTCCATCCGCTTCAGCACTTTCAGCGACAACAGCGCGTCGAGCGGCGGTGGCCTCGCCGCGACGGCTGATTTCACGCTCTACGCCACGATCATCGCCAACAGCACAGGGGGCGGCGACTGCGCCGAGATCGGCGCGGGCCCGGTTGACGGCGGCTACAACCTGATCGAGGACGGCAGCTGCCTCGGCGCCCCGACCAGCCTCAGCGGTGACCCGGCGCTCGACATCCTCGCCGCCAACGGCGGGGTGGGTCCGACCCACGCCTTGCAGCAGACAAGCCCGGCACGCGACGCGATCCCGATCAACGTCAACGGGTGCGGCGTCGACGGCGCCACCGACCAGCGCGGCGTGGCCCGCGGGCAGGATGCGGGCTGCGATCTCGGTGCCATCGAAACCTATGCTCCGGTGGCCACCGACGACGCCTACACGGTGGTCGAGGACGGGACGGTCTCGGGCAACGTCGTCACCGACAACACCGGCAACGGCGTGGACAGCGACATCGACTCGTCAACGCTGACGGTTTCGCTGGCGTCCAACGTGAGTCACGGCACGCTGTCGCTCGCCTCCAATGGATCGTTCGCCTACACGCCGGAGCCGGATTTCAACGGCACTGACTCCTTCGCCTACGTCCTCTCCGACGGCGAGCTCACGGACACGGCGACCGTGACCCTGACGGTCACTCCGGTCAACGACCCGCCGGTGGCCACCGATGACGCCTACACGGTGAACGAGGACGGAACGCTCTCGGGCAACGTCGTCACCGACGACACCGGCAACGGCGTGGACAGCGACATCGACTCGTCGCCGCTGACGGTTTCGCTGGGGTCCAACGTGAGTCACGGCACCCTCTCGCTCGCCTCCAACGGATCGTTCACCTACACGCCGAACCCGGACTTCAACGGCACCGACTCCTTCACCTACGTCCTCTCCGACGGGCAGTTGACCGACACCGCTGGGGTGACTCTGACCGTCCTGTCGGCGCCCGATCTCACCGGAAGCGACCCGGTCCACCAGGCCTTGAACGTGGATCCCGACCGGAACAACATCACCTTGACCTTCGACGCGGACGTCGATCCGACCACGGTCTCGCCCCAGACCTTGGGCCTGCATCGATCGATGGGACGGACCGCCTGGGATTTCGACGTGAACGGTGGCACCGTTACGCTGCTCCCGGGATCGTTCTTCGCGGGAGAGGTCGTGCACCTGACGATCAGCGATGGCGTTCGCAGTACCGACGGAGGAGTCGCCACGCCGCACCAGCTTCGCTTCACGGCGGGAGCGACGGCGCCGCCGGCCTGCGCCCGCCAGTGGACCGACATCGGAGCCGGCCTGACCGGGGCGAGTGACAGCGACGTGGCCTGGGGCGACGCCGACGGCGACGGCGACCTGGATATCCTGGTCCTCGGCTCGACCGGAACGAGCAGTCAGATCACCCACCTCTATTTGAACGACGGCGGGACGTTCACCAACGCCCTCGCCAATCTCCCGGGCTCCTCGTCCGGTTCGGTTGCCTGGGGGGACTACGACGGCGACGGCGATCTGGACGTCCTGCTGATCCGAGAGTCCGCATCGCGGCTCTACCGCAATGACGGCGGGATCTTCACCAATTCCGGCGTTGGCCTGCCCGGACTCCTCAACGCCGACGCTGCCTGGGGGGACTACGACAACGACGGAGACCTCGACTTTGTCGTCGCAGGAGCGACATTGGTCATGCCGTATCCCTTCGACCCAACGACGGTGCGATACGGCGACACGCGGCTCTACCGCAACGATGGGGGGAGCTTCACCCGGGTCACCGAGAGCCTGGCGGACCTCTACGACGGCAGCGTCGCCTGGGGTGACTACGACAACGACGGCGACCTCGATCTCCTGCTGACCGGAACCCGGAGACTCAGCGTCAACCAGGCCACGCCAGAAACGTACCTCTACCGCAATGAGGGAGGCACATTCGTCGATCGGTCCACGATGCGGGACGTCTACCGAAGCGAGGGTGAGTGGGCGGACGTCGATGGCGATGGCGATCTCGATGTCCTCTTGACCGGTTCGTCGCTCGCCGGCTCGCAGACGTTGGTCTATCGCAATGACGGTGGGAGCTTCGTGGAAAGGCCGGCTGGGCTGCTGAGGGTTTCGGACAGCGCCCTCGCGGCAGGCGACTACGACGCGGACGGCGATCTCGACATCCTTCTGATCGGTCAGAGCGGGTCCCAGGCCGTGACCCGTCTCTATCGCAACGACGGCGGCGCCTTCGTCACCATCCAGACCGGGTTGCCGGGCGTCCAGGAAGGTTCCGTCGAGTGGGGCGACTACGACGGTGACGGCGACCTCGATATCCTGCTGAGCGGCTCCACCGGCAGCAACCGGATCACCCGGGTCTACCGCAACGATCACGGATGCGCCCTGACGGACGATAACTACACGGCGGTTCAGGATCTGACCTTCCGCGTCGACGCCGCGGCCGGCGTGACCAGCAACGACCAGAGCGGTCCCTACACGGTCGCACTGGACACGCCGCCCACGCACGGCACGGTCGACCTGGCCGCCGACGGAGGATTCGACTACACGCCCACACCCGGCTTCACGGGAGCCGACTCCTTCAGGTACACCCTCGTGGGGTGGCCCGACGTGGCGGCGGCGACGGTTGCGATCGAGGTCCGACCGCTCTCGGGGCTGGCCCTGGACGACGCCTATGGGGCGATCGAGGACACGCCGCTGGCGGTGGCCGCCCCGGGCGTGTCAGCCAATGACGCCGCGTACCCGGTGACGCTGACCGTGGATGTAGCTCCGACGCACGGCACGGTGACGCTCGACGCCGACGGCGGGTTCGTCTACACCCCCGCTCCGAACTTCAACGGGGTAGATGGTTTCGCCTATCGCGCGACCCTGGTGGACGACCCGGGCGTCACGGATACGGCCGTGGTCACGCTGACGGTGACGCCGGTCAACGACGCGCCCGTCGCCGTCGACGACACCTACGAAACGATCCAGGACTCGCCCCTCGCCGTCGCCGCGCCGGGCATCCTGGCGAACGACAGCGACGGGGACGAGGGCGCCGAGACCTTGACGGCATCGCTCGACAGCGGTCCCCTGCACGGCACGCTGGCGCTCGATCCCGACGGCAGCTTCGTCTACACGCCGGACGCCGGGTACCAAGGCGTGGACAGCTTCACCTACGTTCTTTCAGACGGCGAGCTCACGGACACCGCCGAGGTCACCCTGACCGTAGGGGCGACGCTCCGCACCCTGACCGTGGTCCTGACCGGCAACGGCTCAGGCACGGTCACGAGCGACCCGGCGGGCATCGATTGCGGTACCGACTGCAGCGAGGCGTTCCCCGAGGGCACGGTCGTGACGCTGACCGCGACGCCGGATCCCGGCTCAGCCGTCGGCAGCGGGTGGCTTTGTGCCGGCGACAGCTGCACCGTCACGATCACCGGCGACCTGACAGTAAGCGGTGACTTCGGGCTGACCGGCGTCGACACCCACGTCGTCGACGGTGTCGCCTGCACGCTGGGCGACGCGATCGAGGCCGCCAACCGCGACGCCACGGTCGGCGGCTGCATCGACGAGCGGATCGGCAGCGACGTGATCGAGCTGGCGGTCGACGCGGTCCTCACCGCGGCCGACCCCGCGCGGTCGACCGAGATCGGCGGCGCCTACGCGGGTCTGCCGGACGTCACCAGCGCGATCGTGATCCGCGCGGGCACGGCAGGCTCGAGGATCGAGCGCGACCCGTCCTTCGTCTGCGACGTCGCCGATCCCATCGACGAGTTCCGCTTGCTCCAGGTAACCGACGGCGGAGCGCTGACGCTCGAAGGGCTGATCCTGGCCAACGGTTGCGCCGACCAGGGCGGTGCGGTACTCGTCGACGGGAACGGAGTCCTGGCAATTGTCGACTCGACCTTCGTCGGCAACAGCGCCCGCTCGGACGGCTTCGTCGCTCAGGGCGGCGCCCTCTGGGCCGCCGCGACCGCGACGACGAGCATCGACGGGGCCCTGTTCCAGAGCAATGTCGCGTCGGGCCCGAGGGCCGAGGGCGGGGCCCTCTGGGACGGCGGCGCGCTCGGGACCCTGTCCGCCAGCCGCTTCGCCGACAACGAAGTCCGCTCGACCGAGCTCTGGGCAGATGGCGGCGCGGCCTACGTCGACGGCGATCCCACGATCACCGGGGTGATCTTCGAGCGCAACCTTGCCCAAGCCGCCGATCGTTCCGGAGCCAGCGGAGGGAATTCGAAGGGCGGCGCCCTCTTCCTCTATGGAGACGGCGCGACGATCACCGATTCCCTCTTCTCCCAGAACGTGGCGCGCGGAGGCGACGGTGACGTCCTAGGCGGAATTGTGCAGGGAGGCGCTCTCAGCACCGACGACCGAGGAGGCGGGACGAGCCTCGTCCGGATCAGCTTCGCGGGCAACCGGGCGGAAGGCGGGGTCGGTGGCGCCGCCGGCGGCGGCGACGCCAACGGCGGAGCCGTCTTCGCCTACGGGGTGACGCAGATCGATACCGTGACGTTCTCCAGGAACACAACCCACGGGGGAGACAGCGTCGACGGCGCCGGTGGAATCGGAGCCGGCGGCGCGCTCTTCATCGATACCGTGGACCTGCCGCTCGCGATCGAGCACACCACCTTCGCCGCCAACGAGGCCTTGGCGGGGAGTGGGTCCGGCGGCAACGGCTCGGCCGAAGGCGGGGGGATCTCCGCCAACGATCGCGTCACGGTCCTCGGGTCCCTCTTCGAGGGCAACATCGCTACGGTCGGCGGGACGAGCACGAGCTCCGCCTGTTTCGACCCGGGCTTCTCCGGCCCATTGCCCTACCTGAGCAGCCTTGGCTTCAACGTCCTCTCGGATCTGGTCGGGGCGTGCGCCTTCGACGCTGGAACCGACGTGCTGGACGTCGGCCCTTCGCTGCTGCCGCTGGGCGAGTACGGCTGCAGCACGGCGCTGCCCGACGGCAGCTGCCTGCCGACCCACCCGGTCGTCATCGGCAACCCCGCCCACGAGGCCGGCAGCTGCAGTGCCACGGGCGTCACTGTCGATGCCCGCGGCTACTCGCGCCCCTGGGACGATCCCGATGTCGCCAACGTGGACGATGGCTGCGACGCCGGCGCCTACGAGTCGCGCGACCTCAACAACGACGAGATAGACGACGACTACCAGAGCGTCGGCCTCGATCAGAGCAGCACCGATCTCATGCCGACCGATCCGAATCCCTCCGTGGCGGGCGAGGCGGTCACGGTCCACGTGGTCGTCACCGGCAGTACGTCCCAACCGGCCGATGGCGAAATCGTCATCACCGCCTCCACCGGGGAGACTTGCAGCAGCAGCACGCTGAGCGCGGGCACCGGCCTCACGGTCGAGTTCAGTTGCGATCTGGTCTTTCTCAGCGCCGGAGCTCGCGAGTTGGTGGCCCACTTCGGGCAGTCAACGACCCATCGTTTCAGCACTTCGGCGACCGAGCCGCACAGTGTGGTGGTGGCCTCAAACACCCCACCGGCGATCAGCGTGCAGTCCAGCGTGGCCATCCTGGAAGACTCGCCATCGGCTGCCATTGCCGTGCAATTGAGTGATGCCCAGAGTGACCCAGCGATGCTGCTGCTCACCGCCAGCAGTTCCAACCAGAGTCTGGTCAGCGACCTCGCCCTGGCCGCCGGACTGGGCGGCAGCGGCAGCAACCGCAGCCTGGTGATCACACCCGAGCCCGATGCCAACGGCAGCGCCACCCTGACCCTGACCGTGAGTGACCCGGGCGGCCTGTCCGCTGACGCTACGTTGCAACTGCAGGTGCAGGCGGTCAACGATGCCCCAACCCTGCAACTGGGTACCGATCCCACTTTGCCGGCCGGCAGCAGCGGCCCGCAGACTGCCGCCGGATTTGCCGGCATCGATGCCGGCCCACCCGATGAGGATGTCAGCCAGACTGCGCTGGCTTTTGTGCTCGACTCGCTCAGCGACCCCGACGGAATCCTGCAGGCCGGCAGCCTTGGCATCGACGCGCCCAGCGGCGATCTCGGATACACCCTGACCGGAACCGGTGGCACGGCCAGTGTGCAGGTGCGAGTCCGCGACAGCGGCGGCGTGGCCAACGGCGGCGAGGACACCTCCGCGCCGCTGACCCTGAGTATCACGGTCGAACCCAGTGCCGATCTGCAGATCGCCAAGGCCAGCGTGGCCGTGGCCCAAACCGGGGACCCCGTGGTCTACACGTTGACGGTGGCCAATGCCGGGCCCAACGATGTCATCGGCGCCAGCCTCGCCGATCCCATGCCCTTGGATCTGCTCAGCCCGCTCTGGGCCTGCCTGCCGGAAGCCTCCAGTGCGCCCTGTCCGACCCCCGGCAGCGGAAGCGGAGACCTGGCGGTGTCGGTCGACCTGCCGGTCGGCACACATCTGCGCTTCGATGTCTCGGGCCTGGTCGGCAGCTCAGTCGGAACTCAGCTCAGCAATACCGCCACCATCACCGCCCCGGCCGGTACTGTCGATCTGCAACCCGCCAACAATCAGGCAACTGCCAGCATCCTGATCGTCCCGGAGGGCATCTTTGCCAACGGCTTTGAGGCGACGCAGCAGCCCTTGACCGTACCGGCAGCGGCAAAGGCACAGGCGGATGGCATGAAGCACTGA
- a CDS encoding MFS transporter, whose protein sequence is MAPDPDEHLKHRLAPWIVAFAGMLVLMVSNGMVISGITAFDESLIGEFGWSRGDLKFRDLITLVGTGLVAPFIGVLIDRFGVRVLLIAGSLMLSAGYLGYAEVRSISDVYLIHALFAAVLVASGMNVAVILVSGWFVRHRGTAMGLVVLGTSLGGVLFPPAISLLIAAHGWRESFQLMALVPLLLLLIGVFLARAPRELGLQPLGADSLASDARPHGHGDDLTLAQATRTLCFWALAAVAGLSFYCMLGVISSLRLHLQDLGADSLSASQSFAWMMSMALGGKFLFGFLADRFNQRLVFIANLLIMWVGIVLLASMSVSLGLAAITLLGLGWGGLFTLIQIQAVNHFGLTHAGKILGLITLIDASCGGLGAWLSNVLYAGRQSYQFSFQIMVGLMLLALLAALAVRRPRPMSLRTP, encoded by the coding sequence ATGGCCCCAGACCCAGACGAGCACCTGAAGCACCGACTTGCCCCCTGGATCGTCGCCTTCGCCGGCATGCTGGTGCTGATGGTCAGCAACGGCATGGTGATTTCCGGCATCACTGCCTTCGACGAATCTCTGATTGGTGAGTTCGGCTGGTCGCGTGGCGATCTCAAGTTTCGGGATCTGATCACCCTGGTAGGCACTGGGCTGGTGGCGCCGTTCATCGGCGTGCTCATCGACCGCTTTGGCGTGCGCGTGCTGTTGATCGCCGGCAGCCTGATGCTGTCGGCGGGCTACCTGGGATACGCCGAGGTGCGCAGCATCTCCGATGTCTATCTGATCCATGCCCTGTTCGCTGCGGTGCTGGTGGCCAGTGGCATGAATGTCGCCGTGATCCTGGTCTCCGGCTGGTTTGTGCGCCATCGTGGCACGGCCATGGGTCTGGTGGTGCTTGGCACCAGTCTGGGCGGCGTGCTGTTTCCGCCGGCCATCAGCCTTCTGATTGCTGCGCACGGCTGGCGCGAGAGCTTCCAGCTGATGGCGCTGGTGCCACTGCTGTTGCTGCTGATCGGGGTGTTTCTGGCGCGCGCGCCGCGCGAGCTGGGTTTGCAGCCGCTGGGTGCCGACAGTCTGGCCAGCGATGCCCGCCCCCATGGACACGGCGACGATCTGACCCTGGCCCAGGCCACGCGCACGCTCTGCTTCTGGGCACTGGCAGCAGTGGCCGGGCTGAGCTTCTATTGCATGCTCGGCGTGATCTCCAGCCTGCGCCTGCATCTGCAGGATCTGGGTGCCGATTCACTGTCCGCGAGTCAGTCCTTTGCCTGGATGATGTCGATGGCGCTGGGTGGCAAGTTTCTGTTCGGCTTTCTCGCCGACCGCTTCAATCAGCGTCTGGTGTTTATCGCCAATCTGCTGATCATGTGGGTGGGCATCGTGCTGTTGGCGAGCATGAGCGTGAGCCTGGGACTCGCTGCGATCACCTTGCTGGGTCTGGGCTGGGGCGGCTTGTTCACGCTGATCCAGATCCAGGCGGTGAACCACTTCGGTCTCACCCATGCGGGCAAGATCCTGGGACTGATCACGCTGATCGATGCCAGCTGCGGCGGCCTCGGCGCCTGGCTCAGCAATGTGCTGTATGCCGGGCGGCAGAGTTACCAGTTCTCCTTCCAGATCATGGTGGGGCTGATGCTGCTGGCGCTGCTGGCAGCACTGGCGGTGCGCAGGCCGCGCCCCATGTCCTTGCGTACGCCGTAG
- a CDS encoding IS1380 family transposase, translated as MPTQCSATSTIFEQVDGRQVVVGFDGGEITSDAGALLLGRVDDSIKLMDRLAGCFQDGRDPELIEHSVRTLVMQRVVGIALGYEDLNDHDQLRHDPVLAVLAGKLKAQRKDCAPLAGKSTLNRLEHAPKATPGERYRKIAHHPEQIESLFVDLFLEAHETPPESIVLDLDATDDPLHGDQEGRFFHGYYDGYCYLPLYVFCGKHLLAAKLRRSNIDGSAGAVEEMDRVVGQIRKRWPKVRITLRADSGFAREELMAWCESNAVDYVFGLAKNARLIEVLEPALARAQARQARSGKAEREFTDFRYSTRKSWSRERRVVGKAEQLPGLSNPRFVVTSLTSETWSARALYEDLYCARGEMENRIKECQGDLFADRTSTATMLGNQLRLWLSSFAYVLMDALRRKALAGTELAQATCGTLRLKLLKIGAWVVRSVRRVRIAMASSFPYQDLWSASYARLADSG; from the coding sequence ATGCCGACACAGTGTAGCGCGACGAGCACGATTTTTGAGCAAGTGGATGGTCGTCAGGTGGTTGTCGGATTTGATGGCGGCGAGATCACGTCGGACGCGGGCGCACTGCTTCTGGGTCGCGTCGATGATTCGATCAAGCTCATGGATCGGCTGGCCGGGTGCTTTCAAGATGGTCGAGATCCTGAGTTGATCGAGCATTCGGTGCGGACGCTGGTGATGCAGCGTGTGGTTGGGATCGCACTGGGCTACGAGGATCTGAACGATCACGATCAGTTGCGGCACGATCCGGTGTTGGCGGTGCTGGCGGGCAAGCTCAAAGCGCAGCGCAAGGACTGTGCGCCGTTGGCGGGCAAGTCGACGCTGAATCGGTTGGAGCATGCGCCGAAGGCGACGCCGGGTGAGCGTTATCGAAAGATTGCGCATCATCCGGAGCAGATCGAGTCGTTGTTTGTGGATTTGTTTTTGGAGGCGCACGAGACGCCGCCGGAGTCGATCGTTCTGGATTTGGATGCGACCGACGACCCGCTCCATGGGGATCAGGAGGGGCGGTTCTTTCATGGCTATTACGATGGTTACTGCTACCTGCCGTTGTACGTGTTTTGCGGCAAGCATCTGCTGGCAGCGAAGCTGCGCCGGTCGAACATCGACGGCAGCGCGGGCGCGGTTGAAGAGATGGATCGGGTGGTGGGACAGATCCGCAAGCGCTGGCCCAAGGTGCGGATCACGCTTCGGGCGGACAGCGGTTTTGCACGCGAGGAGCTGATGGCGTGGTGCGAGAGCAACGCCGTTGACTACGTGTTTGGACTGGCCAAGAACGCGCGTTTGATCGAGGTGCTCGAGCCGGCTTTGGCGCGGGCTCAGGCGCGCCAGGCGCGCAGCGGAAAGGCGGAGCGGGAGTTCACGGATTTCCGTTATTCGACGCGCAAGAGTTGGAGTCGTGAGCGCCGCGTGGTGGGCAAGGCAGAACAGTTACCGGGTCTAAGCAATCCGCGCTTTGTGGTGACCTCGCTGACATCCGAGACGTGGTCAGCGCGAGCGCTGTACGAAGATCTGTATTGCGCTCGCGGGGAGATGGAGAACCGCATCAAGGAATGCCAAGGGGACCTGTTCGCGGATCGCACGTCGACGGCCACCATGCTCGGCAACCAGTTGCGTCTGTGGTTGTCGTCGTTTGCCTATGTCCTGATGGACGCGCTGCGGCGAAAAGCACTCGCCGGCACTGAATTGGCTCAGGCAACCTGCGGCACGCTGCGTTTGAAGTTGCTGAAGATCGGCGCCTGGGTCGTTCGGAGCGTTCGTCGGGTTCGTATCGCGATGGCGTCGAGCTTCCCGTACCAGGACTTGTGGAGCGCCAGCTACGCTCGTCTTGCCGACAGCGGCTGA